In the genome of Abyssalbus ytuae, the window AGCGTCATAAATATACGAAATAGTTCCGTTATCTGTATTGTTGTTTATGTCAACTTGTACAGGTAAATTCAAGTGGTTATAGGCAATGTTTGTTATCCCCTTATTGGCATCGGATATCATGTTGCCGTTTTCGTCGTAATCATAATCATTTCCTGATTTGTTACCATCTTTAAACTCTCCTTTTACCGCTGCGGGGGTAATGGCTGCATCGGTAACGGACACTAATTTGTTGCCGTTGTCATAGCTATAGGAAAGGTCATCCATAATGCCAAAAGTGGTAGCCGCTTCATTGGTATGCCCTTTTCGTTGTAATGATAAAATATTGCCGTTTTTGTCATAAGTAATCCCGGAAACATTGTAATTTGAAGTGGTAGCCCCCGTGGCCGCTGTGATCCTATTCAAGGCATCGTAGGTATAATTATAAGTTTTTAAGCTTTGGTCAGTGTTTTTGGTCTTCCATTGAGTAAGGGCAATATTTCCGTTGTAGAGCGGGTTACTACCTTCATTATATCCTATTTTAAAGGTAAACAGATCGTTGCCAATGGTGGCGGGGTTGTTAATCTGTTTTAACCAACCCCTTATGTTATAGGTATAGTCTATGGTTTGCAGTCCGCCTGCTCCGTTACTGCCTCCTACCTTTTTCTGTACCAGTTGTCCCAGTTCGTCATAGATATTCTCAACTATGAGTTCTTCAGTACCCCCATTGATACTTTGAACCTGGGTTTTCAGCCTTCCGGCATGGTCGTACTTAAATTGATCGACAGTTACAATAGCGGCATTACTTCCTCCGGAGATATTATAATCTCCACCTACCCCGTCAAAACTATTGCTTTGGGGTGTCCCGCAGATAATATTCCCATCAGCATCTATATACGTTGTATAGGCAGGAACTTCTATAGAAGTAATCCCATTGTTGTTATTATCCTTGATATGCGCAGCTTTGGTTTGTTCTACTCTACCTGTAAAGTCCAACTCATGCATTACAATATCTGTGGTGTTTAAATATTCATTCCGGGTCGCAGTGTATATGACCCTGCCTTTTTCATCGTAGGCAGTGAGGGTGGTAATCCAATTGCCGGTCTCCAACACTTTTACTTTCCTACCGGTAGCCAGGCCTTTTACGTTGGTGGCGATGGCTTGTTCGTAAATACTGTTGGTAGGAACGGTAAGACCCGCCAGGTCAAAAGTATAGTTGTCGTAATAATTTACTGTGAGCACCTCCAGGTTATCGGTGGGATAGGTGGTATTGCTGTAATAGTGGTAACTGCCTTCACTACTTAATTTTTCTTCAAATTGCTTGGGAGGGGTACTGCCACCGTAATGGTTGTTCAATGCTGTTTGCATCTGTAACTGTGTAGCTTCCCCGGTGTGGGTGTACACCCCTGTATATACAACCCTGCCAAAAGCATCGTACTTGGTAAAGAGCCATTGGTGGCTTTTCCTCAGGTTGGCATCCTGGGTGAGGACGGGTTGGTCCAATTTGTTATAAACAATGTATTCTTTTTCCTTTCCGGGTATTTTCTTTTCCACCAGCCTGTTCCGTTCATCGTATTTGTACTGGTAACAGAGTTCACTAAGTTCAGTTGATGAAACCCCGTCATCGGTATTTACCTTTGGAGGGATCACATAAGTAAGGTTCCCAAAATCATCATATACATAATAGGTGTCGTGAGGATTATTATTGTTATAGGTACGTTTTAAAACCACACGTCCTTCTTTATCCTTGAATTCTTCAGCAGTATGGTTATTTTCATCATCTGGTTGCCAATTTTCATCTTTAGTTATGGTTTTGTATAGCTGATGTTCGCTATAAAACCAAGATGAATTTTGTGAGAGTGTGGGGGCCAAAGAAGTACCTCCTACTTTAAAAAGCCTCACTTCATTGGCAGAATTGCTTTCATAACCAAACTTTATTTCGTGGCCACTGCCCAGTTTCCAGGCTTCACCCGGGGCAGCCTGTTTGAGTACCCTGTTTAAGGGAGAGGCTTCAAATTCTTTTTGTGAATAGGGGTTGGCCTTTGAGATATCTAATTCACTACCATAGTGGGATTTATAATATGTAACGGTGGCGCTTTCAGCATCGGTACGGTATATGCCTGGGGTGACACCGATGGGGTAAGGCAGGTAGTCTTTGTCCTGACGGCCAAAGCTGTCATAACCGATATGGGTGACTATATCTTTTCCTGAAGGTGATTGACCTATAGCTACCTTCTGCATAGGCCTGCCCAAACCATCGTAGTAGGTTACGTGTTCTATCACATCTTTGGCTACTTCAATATTTGTATTAATATCTATCTGCCTTTGGTAAACCTGTTTATAGATGTAGTTTTGATTACTAAACGTCGGGAGTTGATATGGCATTTCTAAGCACCCTTTAATTTGACCTTTTTCATTCGGACATAGGTCGGAATTATTGCTTACATAACCCGAAGGTTGAGAACAAGCACTTTTTGTTACGGAAGGATCCCCGAACCCATCTTTATCTGCATCAGCATACCAGATTACAGGCTGATCAATACTGTAATTTATCACTCTGGCTAAACTCCAACAATTGGTATTTACATTATATGCTCTTAGATAATAAACACTTCCGCTGGTGAGTATAACGCTTGTATTACTATTAATGGTACTTGTGCCCTCCGGGCTATTTTGCCAATACCAAATCTCTCCACTGGGTGGTGTGGATCTTGTAAGGACTGTACTCCCACAAGTATTGGTTATAGTAGGTAAAGAAGGAGTAGACAAATTTGAAAAAACATTGTAATTTATAACAGTAGTGGGACTCCAACATCCTGTTGTATTATTTCTTGCCCTGATAAAATATACGTTTCCTGTAGACAGCGAAACAGAAACATTGTTATTTGATGTATTAACTCCTTCTGAGCTACTTTGCCAATACCAGGTTATACCAGAAGGAGGTGTACTTCGGGTTAAGACAGTATTGCCACAATTATTAGTGACAGATGGTGTTGTAGGGGAAGAAGGAGTAGAAAACACACTATAAATCACAGTTTTAGCAGAACTCCAACAATTACCGGCATTATTTTTAGCTCTCAGGTAATATACATTACCATTGGTAAGTGTAATGCTAGCGTTACTATTCGAAGTACTTGTGCCGTCCGGACTATTTTGCCAATACCAGGTAACTCCACTGGGTGGGGCAGGTCTGGTTAATATAGTACTTCCACAATTATTTGAAATTGAAGGGGCCGTCGGCGTAGAAGGTTTATTTATTATACTATAATTAACTGTTGTTGCAGGACTCCAACTATTACATGAATTAGCCAGTGCTCTTATATAATAAACACTGCCACTTGTTCTTGTTATTGATGTAGCTGAATTAGCAGTACTTGTACCGGTAGGATTACTTTGCCAATACAGAGTTACATCTCCGGAATGAGAAGGTTTTGTCAAAATCGTATAACCACAATACTTATTAACTATTGGCATATTTGGAGCTGATAAAGAGTCATCATCTACTTCTCCATTACAATTATTATCTTTCCCATCACACAATATATCAGCAGCATCCG includes:
- a CDS encoding DUF6443 domain-containing protein — translated: MKQSNILMFIILAFSISFGYSQAGYRTWYRDADSDTWGNPSNTIYGSYPPPGYVYRDGDCNDNDSSINPDAADILCDGKDNNCNGEVDDDSLSAPNMPIVNKYCGYTILTKPSHSGDVTLYWQSNPTGTSTANSATSITRTSGSVYYIRALANSCNSWSPATTVNYSIINKPSTPTAPSISNNCGSTILTRPAPPSGVTWYWQNSPDGTSTSNSNASITLTNGNVYYLRAKNNAGNCWSSAKTVIYSVFSTPSSPTTPSVTNNCGNTVLTRSTPPSGITWYWQSSSEGVNTSNNNVSVSLSTGNVYFIRARNNTTGCWSPTTVINYNVFSNLSTPSLPTITNTCGSTVLTRSTPPSGEIWYWQNSPEGTSTINSNTSVILTSGSVYYLRAYNVNTNCWSLARVINYSIDQPVIWYADADKDGFGDPSVTKSACSQPSGYVSNNSDLCPNEKGQIKGCLEMPYQLPTFSNQNYIYKQVYQRQIDINTNIEVAKDVIEHVTYYDGLGRPMQKVAIGQSPSGKDIVTHIGYDSFGRQDKDYLPYPIGVTPGIYRTDAESATVTYYKSHYGSELDISKANPYSQKEFEASPLNRVLKQAAPGEAWKLGSGHEIKFGYESNSANEVRLFKVGGTSLAPTLSQNSSWFYSEHQLYKTITKDENWQPDDENNHTAEEFKDKEGRVVLKRTYNNNNPHDTYYVYDDFGNLTYVIPPKVNTDDGVSSTELSELCYQYKYDERNRLVEKKIPGKEKEYIVYNKLDQPVLTQDANLRKSHQWLFTKYDAFGRVVYTGVYTHTGEATQLQMQTALNNHYGGSTPPKQFEEKLSSEGSYHYYSNTTYPTDNLEVLTVNYYDNYTFDLAGLTVPTNSIYEQAIATNVKGLATGRKVKVLETGNWITTLTAYDEKGRVIYTATRNEYLNTTDIVMHELDFTGRVEQTKAAHIKDNNNNGITSIEVPAYTTYIDADGNIICGTPQSNSFDGVGGDYNISGGSNAAIVTVDQFKYDHAGRLKTQVQSINGGTEELIVENIYDELGQLVQKKVGGSNGAGGLQTIDYTYNIRGWLKQINNPATIGNDLFTFKIGYNEGSNPLYNGNIALTQWKTKNTDQSLKTYNYTYDALNRITAATGATTSNYNVSGITYDKNGNILSLQRKGHTNEAATTFGIMDDLSYSYDNGNKLVSVTDAAITPAAVKGEFKDGNKSGNDYDYDENGNMISDANKGITNIAYNHLNLPVQVDINNNTDNGTISYIYDAAGMKLRKIAVDNNTSITTTTDYAGNYIYENGSLKMFFHPEGYFDVMDTPPSGELEGAYVYQYKDHLGNIRLSYSDSDGNGVISANAEIIEENNYYLFGLKHKGYNNVVNGTENKYHTYQGVEREEALGLNILEMDFRQYDPTIARFNVLDPVTHHNKSPYNAFDNNPIYFADPSGADSQSFIMDLFNRSSSGTTWTNDGNGTFSDGNGNTTSCDDCPQEGATRAEMVAIPRAGMAPHKTRKEYYHSGGLNGSEAGWYSQEKYAEILEGIATEMSYGYVSAGSMEWFNNNANDELSVMLAAYATSIGNARERHKRFMASGYAQPMGFDSPFFAPGVAFKLLQSSKVSRFAFWSGKGTQQAAINAGYRVIGQTRAGQNLAALTADMVYKPGSQAYKFWGRLSSALARTVPKGGTANVFLTRSAVNNPTSIWNVFEKPILLQNKVKIKYNWVD